The Nocardia vinacea genome contains the following window.
CAGCGGCAGCCCCCACATCTCCCAATAGGCGTTGCGGGGGTGCGGATCATCGGTGTATTCGATGGACACCGGCCAGTTGTTGAGCAAGGCGTAACGCACCTGAGCCGCGATCTCGGCGTCGGTGAGTTCGGGCAGATACGAGAAGGTTCCGTGGCGCAGATACATGTGCGGAGTCCTGTCGTTCAGCGGCTGGCCGTCGGCACGGCATCCGGCGCGTCGGTGGAGGTGTAGTCGAAGGTGACATCGCCCCAGGTCGAAAGCGCGACATCGAGCGGGCGGCAGATCTCGGCGGCCTTGCGCAGCACATCCGGACCTTCCTTCAGCAAATCGCGACCCTCGTTGCGGGCCTTCACGACTGCCTCCAGCGCCACCCGATTCGCCTCCGCTCCAGCGGCGATGCCGAGCGGATGCCCGATGGTGCCGCCGCCGAATTGCAAGACCACGTCATCGCCGAAAAGGTCGAGCAACTGGTGCATCTGGCCCGCATGAATGCCGCCGGAGGCCACCGGCATGACTCCGCCGAGACTGGCCCAATACTGGTCGAAGAAGATGCCGTTGCCCGGATTGGTGGGAATGTGGTTCTCCCGCAACGTGTCGTAGAAGCCCCTGGTGGTCGCCGGATCGCCCTCGAGCTTGCCGACCACGGTGCCCGCGTGCAGGTGATCGACGCCGATCAGCCGGCACCATTTGGCCAGTACCCGGAAACTCACGCCGTGCGTCTTCTGCCGCGTGTAGGTGGAGTGCCCGGCCCGATGCAAGTGCAGCAATACGCCGTTACGCCGCGCCCAGTGCGACATCGACTGCATGGCGGTGAATCCCACCGTCAGGTCCATCATGATCACGACGCTGCCCAGCTGCTTGGCGAACTCGGCGCGCTCGTACATATCCTCCATGGTCGCCGCGGTGACATTGAGGTAGTGGCCTTTGATCTCACCGGTTTCGGCCGTGGCACGGTTGACGCCCTCCATGGCGAACAGATACCGGTCGCGCCAACGCATGAACGGCTGGGAGTTGATGTTCTCGTCGTCCTTGGTGAAATCCAGGCCACCCTTGCACGCCTCGTAGATCACCCGACCGTAATTCCGCGCGGACAGACCGAGTTTCGGCTTCACTGTCGCACCGAGCAGCGGCCTGCCGTATTTGTTCAGGTACTCGCGCTCCATGACGGTGCCGTGCGGCGGGCCCTGGAAGGTCTTGACGTAGGCCACCGGAATCCGCATATCCTCCAGGCGCAGTGCCAGCAGCGGCTTGAAGCCGAAGACATTGCCGATGACCGAGGAGGTGAGGTTGGTGATCGAACCCTCTTCGAACAGGTCGAGATCGTAGGCGACATAGGCGAAATACTCGCCTGGGCGGCCGGGAACCTCATCGATGCGGTAGCACTTGGCCTGGTAGCGGTCGTGTGCGGTGAGACGGTCGGTCCATACGACAGTCCATGTGGCAGTGGAGGATTCGCCCGCGACGGCGGCCGCGGCTTCGATCGGATCCACGCCTTTTTGCGGGGTCACCCGGAAGACGGCGAGGACATCGGTATCTTTGGGTACATAATCCGGGGCGTAGTAACCCATCGAGGCGTAGGAGTGGACACCCGGATCCCAGCGGTTGGGTTCGGTTTCGTCGGTCATCATTGCTCCGCTCGGTTTTGCGGGTGATCCGCGCTCGGGAACTGGTGCGCGAGGCACCCGCGCCCGGATATCGAGCAGGACACCTCGGCTCGGGTGTTGTGCGGGATGCTGCGCCTGAGACGTGGGGTGAACGCCTACTGGGTTCAAGGATGACGGCGTTGTCGATGACAAACAATTTGATTGTTCCTCGGAATACTCAACGGATTCATTGAGTTTGATACCGTCGAATCGTGGGCATGGTGAGTGCGGCAAGGATGGAAACATTCCTGGCCGTGGCTCGGCAGGGCAGCATTCGCCGCGCCGCCACCCAGCTGCACATCACCGAGGCCGCCGTCTCCGCGGCGGTCGCGCACATCGAAAAGCAGCTCGGGGCAAAGCTCATCGCGAAGGCCGGGCGGGGTATCGCGCTCACCGAGGCCGGGCGCATCTACTCCGAATACTGCCGCACCATCCTCGGCCTGATGAAGGAGGCCAATGCCGCGGTACGCCGGGCCGAAACCGGCAAGCTGCGGATCGGTGTAGTCGCAACGGCGGGTGAGTATGTGCTGCTGGGGCCGCTGGCGTCATTCCGGAATCGCTATCCGGATATCGAACTGAGCCTGTCGGTGCATCCGCGCGACGTGCTGTTCCTCGAATTGCACCACCACGAAACGGATCTCGTCATCGCGGGCCGCCCACCGCGCGACACCGGGCTGGTCATCCGCGCCCGCCGCCCCAGTCAGCTCGTGGTCGTCGGCGCGCCCGGCTGTCCCGATCCGCTGCGCAGCACCTGGCTGCTACGCGGTCGCGGCTCCGGAACCCGCGACGCCACACTCAGCCTCATCGACCGCCTCGAAATCTCCCCGCCCACCCTCACCCTTGGCAGCCATGGTGCGGTACTTGCCGCCGCCCGTGAAGGCTTGGGCGTGACCCTCATTCACACCGACGCCCTGGCCCAGGACCTGGAATCAGGTCTGCTGCAAGTACTTCCGGTCGACGGCACCCCCATGGACCGTCCATGGCACGCCGTCACCACTCGCACCCCCACCCCCACAACCCGCCTCTTCCTGGCCCACATTCTCGATCCAGCCGAAGTGGGCGCTCACGCCTTCCGCCCCGGCTAGAACGCCGGGCGGTGGAGTCCGAGGGGCACGACACCCGGACTCCACCCGACTGGCGATCGCAATGATCGCGCAGGTCATCGGCGATGAATTCGCCATTGGGTTGATTGTGGACCGAATACTCGCTCAGCAGCACGTTTCGCTGTTACGAGCCGGTGAATATCGTGTTCCGCGCGGCCCGATTCCCTGACCGAAATTCTATCGGATGGCACAGCCACGCCTCCAAGGCACCCTGCCCCGACGAGAGGGCCACGCTGTGCCAGACTGGCGCGCATGGCTGGCGGGGAAACGTTGATTTCGAATGTGTCCGATACCGCGCGTTGGGTGACCACCTACCGCGCGATGGAGACCGCGCGCGAAGATGCGCTGTTCCACGATCCGCTCGCCGAACGCCTGGCCGGCGAACGCGGATATGCCATGGTGGCGGCCGCATCGCGAATAATGCGCAATGGCTGGCCGGTCGTCACCCGAACCAGAATCATCGATGATCTCATCGCGACCGCCATCGCCGAGGGCTGCGACCGCGTGCTCAATCTCGCCGCCGGACTCGACACCCGCCCCTACCGCCTGGGCCTGCCGGCCGATTTCGTCTGGGTGGAGGCCGATCTGCCCGCACTCACCGCGGAGAAGGAGGCCGCTCTCGCGGAGGAGAAGCCGCACTGTGCGCTGATCCGCCGTGGTGTCGACCTGGCCGATCCGGCCGCGCTGGCGGCGTTCCTGGACTGGGCCCTCGGCCCGCTCGGTCCCGAAAATTCCCCCGCCACAAAGGCTTTGGTGCTCACCGAGGGTCTGCTGATGTACCTGGAGGAGGAGACGGTCCGCGCCATCGCCGCCGCCCTGTCCCGGTCGGAGATCCGTTGGTGGGTCATGGACGTCACCGTGGCAATGAATCGCATGCGGTCGAGTTCGATGTTCGAGAACGCACCCCTCAAATTCGAACCCGGCAACGGCATCGCCTACTTCGAAGATCTCGGCTGGCGCTCCCGCGAAGTCGAACATCTCCTCGTGCACGCCCGCAAACTCCACCGCGCACCCTGGTACCTGCGCCCATTCACGTATCTCCCCCAGCCCAACCCACGCAAACCCGGCCGCAACCCCTGGTCCGGCATCGTCCGCTTCGAAAGCGACTAGAGGGCCCGTCACGGTCAGTCCGAGACGGACGCGCCGGACGTTCCGGCGAGCCACCGCGAACCTAGCGGCAGGCGCGGCCGACACAGGTGGTCAATTCGGTGAGACGATGGTCGAGTTCGGTGATGGTGGCGGTGTGCTCGGCTCGCCCGGTCGGCGTCTTGATCAGGTTGGTCAGTTGGTAGGGATCTGTGGCTAGGTCATAGAGCTCGTATTCGCGGTCAGCGAGCGGGCGTTCACGGTCGTACCAGCGCACATACAGATACCGCTCGGTGCGCACCGCGACCCAGGAGGGCATGTCGAAGGTATACATCGCCGGTGTCTCGGTGCCCGGGATCTGTTCCTGGGCAATGCCGTTGCGGCCGTTCCCGCCCGGGCCGCCGTATTCGGCGGCGAAGTCGGTGCGCCAGCCGCTGGTGTCACCGTGCAGCACCGGTGCGAGCGAACGACCGTCCATCCGGTCGGGGGTGGCGAGAGCGGCCCAATCGAGGATGGTGGGTGCGAGGTCGATCGACAGACCCATCGCATCGGTGGTGCCGTGGCTGATACCGGGACCGGCGACAGCGAGGGGTACTCGCATGGATTCCTCGTAGGGCGCCATCTTCTGGGTGAGCCGGTGGGCGCCGAGGCTGTAGCCGTTGTCAGAGGTGAAGATCAGATAGGTGTTGTCGAGCTGGCCGGTGCGGTCGAGGGTATCGACGATCGCGGCGACCATCTCGTCCAACGATTTCAGTGCGCCGAGCCGGTTTGTGTAGTCGATGTCGTTGGTCGCCGCGATCGTCGCCGCGCGGGCGTCCGCGGTGTCGATAAGCCAACTGGGTTTGTCGGAAACATC
Protein-coding sequences here:
- a CDS encoding form I ribulose bisphosphate carboxylase large subunit translates to MTDETEPNRWDPGVHSYASMGYYAPDYVPKDTDVLAVFRVTPQKGVDPIEAAAAVAGESSTATWTVVWTDRLTAHDRYQAKCYRIDEVPGRPGEYFAYVAYDLDLFEEGSITNLTSSVIGNVFGFKPLLALRLEDMRIPVAYVKTFQGPPHGTVMEREYLNKYGRPLLGATVKPKLGLSARNYGRVIYEACKGGLDFTKDDENINSQPFMRWRDRYLFAMEGVNRATAETGEIKGHYLNVTAATMEDMYERAEFAKQLGSVVIMMDLTVGFTAMQSMSHWARRNGVLLHLHRAGHSTYTRQKTHGVSFRVLAKWCRLIGVDHLHAGTVVGKLEGDPATTRGFYDTLRENHIPTNPGNGIFFDQYWASLGGVMPVASGGIHAGQMHQLLDLFGDDVVLQFGGGTIGHPLGIAAGAEANRVALEAVVKARNEGRDLLKEGPDVLRKAAEICRPLDVALSTWGDVTFDYTSTDAPDAVPTASR
- a CDS encoding LysR family transcriptional regulator; this translates as MVSAARMETFLAVARQGSIRRAATQLHITEAAVSAAVAHIEKQLGAKLIAKAGRGIALTEAGRIYSEYCRTILGLMKEANAAVRRAETGKLRIGVVATAGEYVLLGPLASFRNRYPDIELSLSVHPRDVLFLELHHHETDLVIAGRPPRDTGLVIRARRPSQLVVVGAPGCPDPLRSTWLLRGRGSGTRDATLSLIDRLEISPPTLTLGSHGAVLAAAREGLGVTLIHTDALAQDLESGLLQVLPVDGTPMDRPWHAVTTRTPTPTTRLFLAHILDPAEVGAHAFRPG
- a CDS encoding SAM-dependent methyltransferase, whose product is MAGGETLISNVSDTARWVTTYRAMETAREDALFHDPLAERLAGERGYAMVAAASRIMRNGWPVVTRTRIIDDLIATAIAEGCDRVLNLAAGLDTRPYRLGLPADFVWVEADLPALTAEKEAALAEEKPHCALIRRGVDLADPAALAAFLDWALGPLGPENSPATKALVLTEGLLMYLEEETVRAIAAALSRSEIRWWVMDVTVAMNRMRSSSMFENAPLKFEPGNGIAYFEDLGWRSREVEHLLVHARKLHRAPWYLRPFTYLPQPNPRKPGRNPWSGIVRFESD
- a CDS encoding sulfatase-like hydrolase/transferase; translation: MDRRGSLRWLTVAAVSVLSVATCLSVVAATPLHGDARRPNIVMILADDLDAMTTPVWQAMPRTATLIRDRGVDFTNGFAPMPICCAARSSILTGEYGHNTGVLTNSGEVGGFEAFRANGNESHTIATYLHDAGYRTGMAGKYLNGLEHDPDHIPPGWDDWNAGIDNFLYAGYNYTLNENGTHVKYGVAPKDYETDVIGEKSVRFITEAATTGQPFFWYAASTAPHFPIPPAPRHLAETAPTAAPRSANFQEPDVSDKPSWLIDTADARAATIAATNDIDYTNRLGALKSLDEMVAAIVDTLDRTGQLDNTYLIFTSDNGYSLGAHRLTQKMAPYEESMRVPLAVAGPGISHGTTDAMGLSIDLAPTILDWAALATPDRMDGRSLAPVLHGDTSGWRTDFAAEYGGPGGNGRNGIAQEQIPGTETPAMYTFDMPSWVAVRTERYLYVRWYDRERPLADREYELYDLATDPYQLTNLIKTPTGRAEHTATITELDHRLTELTTCVGRACR